The Argentina anserina chromosome 3, drPotAnse1.1, whole genome shotgun sequence genome includes a region encoding these proteins:
- the LOC126788674 gene encoding terpene synthase 6, chloroplastic-like isoform X1, protein MSFSQVNTFRCCMSSPSSGRDRLPQSVSTVPRSNGAAEGNIAVLSLEGTKQRIKKMFNKVDLSVSSYDTAWVAMVPSPNSRKEPFFPECVNWLLNNQLRNGSWGPLNSHHLLTKDALLSTLACILALKRWNIGEEHIDNGILLITHISEFAAIMFSISLPSRFISGLHFIKSNLASATDNEQLSPVGFNIIFPSMIQSALNLDMNLPVGASTLDALLLRKDVELQRGNSSNSEGWRAYLAYISEGIGDSSDWEMVMKYQKNNGSLFNSPSTTAAAFTHLNNAGCLSYLRSIIEKFGSAVPTIYPLDSSARLSMVSSLECMGIDRHFRDEIKSVLAETYRCWLQGDEDIFSDAGTCAMAFRLLRLHGYEVSADPLRQFSEDCFFNSFGGYLKDTGAALELFRASEVIIHPDESVLEKQHYWTSHFLKQALSDNLTQVERINKHIDQVDDALQFPSYATLGRLSCRKAIRNYNTDSTKILKSSYRCLNVGDEDFLKMAVEDFNMCQLIHQVELKRLSRWVVESRLDKLKFARQKEAYCYFSAAATLFPPELSDARISWAKNGVLTTVVDDFFDVGGSEEELVNLIQLIEKWDVNPITDSCSEQVEIIFSAIKSTVNEIEANAFPRQECSVINHVIEIWLDLVKSMLKEAQWLMYNSAPALDEYMENAYVSFALGPIVLPALYLVGPKLSEEAVRSLEFHQLYKLMSTTGRLLNDMQTFKRESAEGKLNAVTLAMLHGNGSATEEETFSEMKSIITIKRRELQRLVLQKDSVVPRACKDLFWNMCKVVHLFYAKHDGFTGHDLMKTVNGVTQEPIILGELQEGK, encoded by the exons ATGTCCTTCTCCCAGGTCAACACTTTCAGGTGTTGCATGTCTTCCCCATCATCAg gaAGAGATCGCTTGCCACAATCAGTTTCAACAGTTCCAAGATCAAATGGCGCAGCAGAAGGAAATATTGCTGTCTTG AGTTTGGAAGGAACTAAACAAAGAATAAAGAAGATGTTCAACAAGGTTGATCTCTCTGTTTCATCATATGACACTGCTTGGGTGGCAATGGTCCCTTCTCCGAATTCCAGGAAAGAGCCTTTCTTCCCTGAATGCGTGAATTGGTTGTTGAACAATCAACTTCGTAACGGCTCATGGGGTCCTCTTAATTCACATCATTTGTTAACAAAAGATGCCCTTTTATCCACATTAGCATGCATCCTTGCACTAAAGCGATGGAATATTGGTGAAGAGCATATTGACAACGGTATTTTACTGATAACTCATATTTCTGAGTTTGCTGCAATAATGTTCTCTATATCACTGCCCTCTCGTTTTATTTCAGGTCTGCATTTTATCAAATCAAATTTAGCTTCAGCTACTGATAATGAGCAACTATCTCCTGTTGGCTTTAATATAATATTTCCTTCCATGATCCAATCTGCATTGAATTTGGATATGAATCTACCTGTCGGAGCATCAACCTTAGATGCTTTACTTCTCAGGAAAGACGTTGAGCTACAAAG AGGCAATAGTAGCAACTCAGAGGGGTGGAGAGCCTATCTAGCATATATTTCGGAAGGAATTGGAGATTCATCAGACTGGGAGATGGTCATGAAGTACCAGAAGAATAATGGGTCCTTGTTTAATTCACCATCAACTACTGCGGCTGCTTTTACACACCTCAACAATGCTGGTTGTCTTAGTTATCTACGCTCAATCATAGAGAAGTTTGGGAGTGCAG TTCCAACGATTTATCCTCTAGATAGTTCTGCTCGCCTTTCTATGGTTTCGAGTCTTGAATGTATGGGTATTGATCGACATTTCAGGGATGAAATTAAGAGTGTACTAGCTGAAACATACAG ATGCTGGCTGCAGGGGGATGAAGATATATTTTCAGATGCTGGCACCTGCGCTATGGCATTTCGACTCTTGCGTCTTCATGGATATGAAGTTTCTGCAG ATCCATTAAGGCAATTTTCAGAAGACTGTTTCTTCAATTCCTTTGGAGGATATCTGAAGGACACCGGTGCTGCCTTAGAATTATTTAGGGCTTCAGAAGTCATCATTCATCCAGATGAATCAGTTCTAGAGAAACAACATTACTGGACAAGTCATTTCTTGAAACAGGCATTATCAGATAACTTAACTCaggtggaaagaatcaataagCATATTGATCAg GTGGATGATGCTCTTCAGTTTCCTTCCTATGCAACTTTGGGTCGTTTATCATGCAGGAAAGCAATAAGAAATTACAACACTGACAGTACAAAGATTTTAAAATCTTCTTATCG TTGTTTAAATGTTGGGGATGAAGACTTCCTAAAAATGGCAGTGGAAGACTTTAACATGTGTCAATTGATACATCAAGTAGAACTCAAGCGTCTTTCAAG GTGGGTTGTCGAGAGCAGATTGGACAAGCTAAAATTTGCTAGGCAGAAGGAGGCATACTGTTACTTCTCTGCTGCTGCAACGCTTTTCCCTCCTGAACTCTCAGATGCCCGCATATCATGGGCCAAAAATGGAGTGCTTACAACTGTGGTTGATGATTTCTTTGATGTTGGAGGTTCTGAAGAGGAACTGGTAAACCTTATACAATTGATAGAGAA GTGGGATGTGAATCCAATAACTGATTCTTGTTCTGAGCAAGTTGAAATCATATTTTCAGCAATTAAGAGCACAGTAAATGAGATTGAAGCCAATGCATTCCCAAGGCAAGAATGCAGTGTAATAAATCACGTCATAGAGATC TGGTTGGATTTGGTTAAGTCTATGCTGAAGGAAGCTCAGTGGTTGATGTATAATTCGGCGCCAGCACTGGATGAATACATGGAAAATGCATATGTATCATTTGCCCTGGGACCGATTGTTCTTCCAGCTCTCTATTTGGTAGGGCCTAAGCTCTCAGAGGAGGCTGTGCGGAGTCTCGAGTTCCACCAGCTATATAAACTTATGAGTACCACTGGGCGTCTTCTCAACGACATGCAAACCTTTAAG CGGGAATCTGCGGAAGGGAAGCTAAATGCTGTAACATTGGCGATGCTTCATGGCAATGGAAGCGCCACTGAAGAAGAGACCTTCAGTGAGATGAAGAGCATTATAACCATTAAGAGGAGAGAACTCCAAAGACTAGTTTTGCAGAAAGATAGTGTAGTTCCAAGAGCATGCAAGGACCTCTTTTGGAACATGTGCAAAGTTGTTCACCTATTTTATGCAAAGCATGACGGATTTACTGGTCATGACTTGATGAAAACCGTAAATGGAGTCACCCAAGAACCTATCATTCTCGGTGAATTGCAAGAAGGGAAATGA
- the LOC126788674 gene encoding terpene synthase 6, chloroplastic-like isoform X2 encodes MSFSQVNTFRCCMSSPSSGRDRLPQSVSTVPRSNGAAEGNIAVLSLEGTKQRIKKMFNKVDLSVSSYDTAWVAMVPSPNSRKEPFFPECVNWLLNNQLRNGSWGPLNSHHLLTKDALLSTLACILALKRWNIGEEHIDNGLHFIKSNLASATDNEQLSPVGFNIIFPSMIQSALNLDMNLPVGASTLDALLLRKDVELQRGNSSNSEGWRAYLAYISEGIGDSSDWEMVMKYQKNNGSLFNSPSTTAAAFTHLNNAGCLSYLRSIIEKFGSAVPTIYPLDSSARLSMVSSLECMGIDRHFRDEIKSVLAETYRCWLQGDEDIFSDAGTCAMAFRLLRLHGYEVSADPLRQFSEDCFFNSFGGYLKDTGAALELFRASEVIIHPDESVLEKQHYWTSHFLKQALSDNLTQVERINKHIDQVDDALQFPSYATLGRLSCRKAIRNYNTDSTKILKSSYRCLNVGDEDFLKMAVEDFNMCQLIHQVELKRLSRWVVESRLDKLKFARQKEAYCYFSAAATLFPPELSDARISWAKNGVLTTVVDDFFDVGGSEEELVNLIQLIEKWDVNPITDSCSEQVEIIFSAIKSTVNEIEANAFPRQECSVINHVIEIWLDLVKSMLKEAQWLMYNSAPALDEYMENAYVSFALGPIVLPALYLVGPKLSEEAVRSLEFHQLYKLMSTTGRLLNDMQTFKRESAEGKLNAVTLAMLHGNGSATEEETFSEMKSIITIKRRELQRLVLQKDSVVPRACKDLFWNMCKVVHLFYAKHDGFTGHDLMKTVNGVTQEPIILGELQEGK; translated from the exons ATGTCCTTCTCCCAGGTCAACACTTTCAGGTGTTGCATGTCTTCCCCATCATCAg gaAGAGATCGCTTGCCACAATCAGTTTCAACAGTTCCAAGATCAAATGGCGCAGCAGAAGGAAATATTGCTGTCTTG AGTTTGGAAGGAACTAAACAAAGAATAAAGAAGATGTTCAACAAGGTTGATCTCTCTGTTTCATCATATGACACTGCTTGGGTGGCAATGGTCCCTTCTCCGAATTCCAGGAAAGAGCCTTTCTTCCCTGAATGCGTGAATTGGTTGTTGAACAATCAACTTCGTAACGGCTCATGGGGTCCTCTTAATTCACATCATTTGTTAACAAAAGATGCCCTTTTATCCACATTAGCATGCATCCTTGCACTAAAGCGATGGAATATTGGTGAAGAGCATATTGACAACG GTCTGCATTTTATCAAATCAAATTTAGCTTCAGCTACTGATAATGAGCAACTATCTCCTGTTGGCTTTAATATAATATTTCCTTCCATGATCCAATCTGCATTGAATTTGGATATGAATCTACCTGTCGGAGCATCAACCTTAGATGCTTTACTTCTCAGGAAAGACGTTGAGCTACAAAG AGGCAATAGTAGCAACTCAGAGGGGTGGAGAGCCTATCTAGCATATATTTCGGAAGGAATTGGAGATTCATCAGACTGGGAGATGGTCATGAAGTACCAGAAGAATAATGGGTCCTTGTTTAATTCACCATCAACTACTGCGGCTGCTTTTACACACCTCAACAATGCTGGTTGTCTTAGTTATCTACGCTCAATCATAGAGAAGTTTGGGAGTGCAG TTCCAACGATTTATCCTCTAGATAGTTCTGCTCGCCTTTCTATGGTTTCGAGTCTTGAATGTATGGGTATTGATCGACATTTCAGGGATGAAATTAAGAGTGTACTAGCTGAAACATACAG ATGCTGGCTGCAGGGGGATGAAGATATATTTTCAGATGCTGGCACCTGCGCTATGGCATTTCGACTCTTGCGTCTTCATGGATATGAAGTTTCTGCAG ATCCATTAAGGCAATTTTCAGAAGACTGTTTCTTCAATTCCTTTGGAGGATATCTGAAGGACACCGGTGCTGCCTTAGAATTATTTAGGGCTTCAGAAGTCATCATTCATCCAGATGAATCAGTTCTAGAGAAACAACATTACTGGACAAGTCATTTCTTGAAACAGGCATTATCAGATAACTTAACTCaggtggaaagaatcaataagCATATTGATCAg GTGGATGATGCTCTTCAGTTTCCTTCCTATGCAACTTTGGGTCGTTTATCATGCAGGAAAGCAATAAGAAATTACAACACTGACAGTACAAAGATTTTAAAATCTTCTTATCG TTGTTTAAATGTTGGGGATGAAGACTTCCTAAAAATGGCAGTGGAAGACTTTAACATGTGTCAATTGATACATCAAGTAGAACTCAAGCGTCTTTCAAG GTGGGTTGTCGAGAGCAGATTGGACAAGCTAAAATTTGCTAGGCAGAAGGAGGCATACTGTTACTTCTCTGCTGCTGCAACGCTTTTCCCTCCTGAACTCTCAGATGCCCGCATATCATGGGCCAAAAATGGAGTGCTTACAACTGTGGTTGATGATTTCTTTGATGTTGGAGGTTCTGAAGAGGAACTGGTAAACCTTATACAATTGATAGAGAA GTGGGATGTGAATCCAATAACTGATTCTTGTTCTGAGCAAGTTGAAATCATATTTTCAGCAATTAAGAGCACAGTAAATGAGATTGAAGCCAATGCATTCCCAAGGCAAGAATGCAGTGTAATAAATCACGTCATAGAGATC TGGTTGGATTTGGTTAAGTCTATGCTGAAGGAAGCTCAGTGGTTGATGTATAATTCGGCGCCAGCACTGGATGAATACATGGAAAATGCATATGTATCATTTGCCCTGGGACCGATTGTTCTTCCAGCTCTCTATTTGGTAGGGCCTAAGCTCTCAGAGGAGGCTGTGCGGAGTCTCGAGTTCCACCAGCTATATAAACTTATGAGTACCACTGGGCGTCTTCTCAACGACATGCAAACCTTTAAG CGGGAATCTGCGGAAGGGAAGCTAAATGCTGTAACATTGGCGATGCTTCATGGCAATGGAAGCGCCACTGAAGAAGAGACCTTCAGTGAGATGAAGAGCATTATAACCATTAAGAGGAGAGAACTCCAAAGACTAGTTTTGCAGAAAGATAGTGTAGTTCCAAGAGCATGCAAGGACCTCTTTTGGAACATGTGCAAAGTTGTTCACCTATTTTATGCAAAGCATGACGGATTTACTGGTCATGACTTGATGAAAACCGTAAATGGAGTCACCCAAGAACCTATCATTCTCGGTGAATTGCAAGAAGGGAAATGA
- the LOC126788674 gene encoding ent-kaur-16-ene synthase, chloroplastic-like isoform X3, producing MSFSQVNTFRCCMSSPSSGRDRLPQSVSTVPRSNGAAEGNIAVLSLEGTKQRIKKMFNKVDLSVSSYDTAWVAMVPSPNSRKEPFFPECVNWLLNNQLRNGSWGPLNSHHLLTKDALLSTLACILALKRWNIGLHFIKSNLASATDNEQLSPVGFNIIFPSMIQSALNLDMNLPVGASTLDALLLRKDVELQRGNSSNSEGWRAYLAYISEGIGDSSDWEMVMKYQKNNGSLFNSPSTTAAAFTHLNNAGCLSYLRSIIEKFGSAVPTIYPLDSSARLSMVSSLECMGIDRHFRDEIKSVLAETYRCWLQGDEDIFSDAGTCAMAFRLLRLHGYEVSADPLRQFSEDCFFNSFGGYLKDTGAALELFRASEVIIHPDESVLEKQHYWTSHFLKQALSDNLTQVERINKHIDQVDDALQFPSYATLGRLSCRKAIRNYNTDSTKILKSSYRCLNVGDEDFLKMAVEDFNMCQLIHQVELKRLSRWVVESRLDKLKFARQKEAYCYFSAAATLFPPELSDARISWAKNGVLTTVVDDFFDVGGSEEELVNLIQLIEKWDVNPITDSCSEQVEIIFSAIKSTVNEIEANAFPRQECSVINHVIEIWLDLVKSMLKEAQWLMYNSAPALDEYMENAYVSFALGPIVLPALYLVGPKLSEEAVRSLEFHQLYKLMSTTGRLLNDMQTFKRESAEGKLNAVTLAMLHGNGSATEEETFSEMKSIITIKRRELQRLVLQKDSVVPRACKDLFWNMCKVVHLFYAKHDGFTGHDLMKTVNGVTQEPIILGELQEGK from the exons ATGTCCTTCTCCCAGGTCAACACTTTCAGGTGTTGCATGTCTTCCCCATCATCAg gaAGAGATCGCTTGCCACAATCAGTTTCAACAGTTCCAAGATCAAATGGCGCAGCAGAAGGAAATATTGCTGTCTTG AGTTTGGAAGGAACTAAACAAAGAATAAAGAAGATGTTCAACAAGGTTGATCTCTCTGTTTCATCATATGACACTGCTTGGGTGGCAATGGTCCCTTCTCCGAATTCCAGGAAAGAGCCTTTCTTCCCTGAATGCGTGAATTGGTTGTTGAACAATCAACTTCGTAACGGCTCATGGGGTCCTCTTAATTCACATCATTTGTTAACAAAAGATGCCCTTTTATCCACATTAGCATGCATCCTTGCACTAAAGCGATGGAATATTG GTCTGCATTTTATCAAATCAAATTTAGCTTCAGCTACTGATAATGAGCAACTATCTCCTGTTGGCTTTAATATAATATTTCCTTCCATGATCCAATCTGCATTGAATTTGGATATGAATCTACCTGTCGGAGCATCAACCTTAGATGCTTTACTTCTCAGGAAAGACGTTGAGCTACAAAG AGGCAATAGTAGCAACTCAGAGGGGTGGAGAGCCTATCTAGCATATATTTCGGAAGGAATTGGAGATTCATCAGACTGGGAGATGGTCATGAAGTACCAGAAGAATAATGGGTCCTTGTTTAATTCACCATCAACTACTGCGGCTGCTTTTACACACCTCAACAATGCTGGTTGTCTTAGTTATCTACGCTCAATCATAGAGAAGTTTGGGAGTGCAG TTCCAACGATTTATCCTCTAGATAGTTCTGCTCGCCTTTCTATGGTTTCGAGTCTTGAATGTATGGGTATTGATCGACATTTCAGGGATGAAATTAAGAGTGTACTAGCTGAAACATACAG ATGCTGGCTGCAGGGGGATGAAGATATATTTTCAGATGCTGGCACCTGCGCTATGGCATTTCGACTCTTGCGTCTTCATGGATATGAAGTTTCTGCAG ATCCATTAAGGCAATTTTCAGAAGACTGTTTCTTCAATTCCTTTGGAGGATATCTGAAGGACACCGGTGCTGCCTTAGAATTATTTAGGGCTTCAGAAGTCATCATTCATCCAGATGAATCAGTTCTAGAGAAACAACATTACTGGACAAGTCATTTCTTGAAACAGGCATTATCAGATAACTTAACTCaggtggaaagaatcaataagCATATTGATCAg GTGGATGATGCTCTTCAGTTTCCTTCCTATGCAACTTTGGGTCGTTTATCATGCAGGAAAGCAATAAGAAATTACAACACTGACAGTACAAAGATTTTAAAATCTTCTTATCG TTGTTTAAATGTTGGGGATGAAGACTTCCTAAAAATGGCAGTGGAAGACTTTAACATGTGTCAATTGATACATCAAGTAGAACTCAAGCGTCTTTCAAG GTGGGTTGTCGAGAGCAGATTGGACAAGCTAAAATTTGCTAGGCAGAAGGAGGCATACTGTTACTTCTCTGCTGCTGCAACGCTTTTCCCTCCTGAACTCTCAGATGCCCGCATATCATGGGCCAAAAATGGAGTGCTTACAACTGTGGTTGATGATTTCTTTGATGTTGGAGGTTCTGAAGAGGAACTGGTAAACCTTATACAATTGATAGAGAA GTGGGATGTGAATCCAATAACTGATTCTTGTTCTGAGCAAGTTGAAATCATATTTTCAGCAATTAAGAGCACAGTAAATGAGATTGAAGCCAATGCATTCCCAAGGCAAGAATGCAGTGTAATAAATCACGTCATAGAGATC TGGTTGGATTTGGTTAAGTCTATGCTGAAGGAAGCTCAGTGGTTGATGTATAATTCGGCGCCAGCACTGGATGAATACATGGAAAATGCATATGTATCATTTGCCCTGGGACCGATTGTTCTTCCAGCTCTCTATTTGGTAGGGCCTAAGCTCTCAGAGGAGGCTGTGCGGAGTCTCGAGTTCCACCAGCTATATAAACTTATGAGTACCACTGGGCGTCTTCTCAACGACATGCAAACCTTTAAG CGGGAATCTGCGGAAGGGAAGCTAAATGCTGTAACATTGGCGATGCTTCATGGCAATGGAAGCGCCACTGAAGAAGAGACCTTCAGTGAGATGAAGAGCATTATAACCATTAAGAGGAGAGAACTCCAAAGACTAGTTTTGCAGAAAGATAGTGTAGTTCCAAGAGCATGCAAGGACCTCTTTTGGAACATGTGCAAAGTTGTTCACCTATTTTATGCAAAGCATGACGGATTTACTGGTCATGACTTGATGAAAACCGTAAATGGAGTCACCCAAGAACCTATCATTCTCGGTGAATTGCAAGAAGGGAAATGA